In Capsicum annuum cultivar UCD-10X-F1 unplaced genomic scaffold, UCD10Xv1.1 ctg59275, whole genome shotgun sequence, one DNA window encodes the following:
- the LOC124893422 gene encoding uncharacterized protein LOC124893422 has protein sequence MNLIREFEMKRMKESEIIKDYADQPLDLANKVRLFGKDFIDERIAQKILITLPKKYEATISFLENSKNLSSITLAELVNTLHALEQRRIMRKEGSVEDVKCNKCGQLGHVERVCKSQMQQEEAKAAVNQYGEEQFGCTNHMTSDQKLFKELDRFVISKVKIGNGEYLDAKGKGIITIQSPTGLKLTTSVFFVSDLDQNLLIVGQLLENGFKVLFEEKSCVIKDFVNTEMFKVKIRGRSFSLNLLDEKQATNARLENDSELCNKIFECYHHDAILFMKENQLAEGFSSLKKIYLLVKLVSMGSKQGFLFRIHHGGQRISYNLFT, from the exons ATGAATTTGATTCGGGAATTTGAAATGAAGAGAATGAAAGAATCAGAAATCATAAAAGATTATGCAGATCAACCACTTGACTTAGCTAACAAGGTGAGATTGTTTGGTAAGGATTTTATTGATGAAAGAATTGCTCAAAAAATTCTTATCACACTTCCTAAGAAATATGAAGCCACAATCTCTTTTTTAGAGAATTCTAAGAATCTGTCAAGCATTACCTTGGCAGAACTTGTTAATACTTTGCATGCATTGGAGCAAAGAAGAATAATGAGGAAAGAAGGGTCTGTTGAAG ATGTCAAGTGCAACAAATGTGGTCAACTGGGCCATGTGGAGAGGGTATGCAAGTCACAAATGCAACAAGAAGAAGCCAAGGCTGCTGTAAATCAATATGGAGAAGAGCAATT CGGATGCACAAATCATATGACCAGTGATCAAAAGCTCTTTAAAGAACTAGATAGATTTGTTATttccaaagtcaaaattggaaatggagaatatcttgatgCAAAAGGCAAAGGAATAATTACAATTCAAAGCCCTACAGGTTTGAAACTTACAACTAGTGTTTTCTTTGTTTCTGATCTTGATCAAAACCTCTTAATTGTTGGGCagctacttgaaaatggtttcaAAGTATtgtttgaagaaaaatcatgtgTCATAAAGGATTTTGTTAATACGGAGATGTTCAAGGTCAAGATAAGAGGAAGGAGTTTTTCCTTGAATCTATTGGACGAAAAGCAAGCAACAAATGCTAGGTTGGAAAATGATTCTGAGTTATGCAACAAAATATTCGAATGTTATCATCATGATGCCATACTCTTcatgaaagaaaatcaactagCAGAAGGTTTCTCGAGCCTTAAGAAAATCTACCTGCTTGTGAAGCTTGTCAGTATGGGAAGCAAACAAGGCTTCCTTTTCAGGATTCATCATGGAGGACAAAGAATAAGCTATAACTTGTTCACATAG